The genomic segment AGATTTTTCACCGGGACCCTGACGTCATCGAAGCTTATCGGGGTCGTGGAGCTTATCTTCAGCCCCATCTTCGGGATCTCCCTGCCCACCTTGACCCCGTCCCACGCCGTCTCCACGATTAACGCGCCCATGAATCCGGGGTGTTCCGGATCCATCTGGGCGAACACGGTGAGTCCACCCGCGAAACCCCCGTTGGTAATGTATGTCTTCTGTCCGTTCAGGATGTAGTGGGTCCCGTCGCCGGACAGCTCGGCCGTGGTCTCGATGTGCTGGGCGTCCGATCCGGCCTTCGGCTCAGTGAGGACGTATGCGAAGATCATCTCACCGGACGCCGCAGGGGTGAGATACTTTTTCTTCTGCTCTTCACTCCCGAAAAGTATGATCCCTTTCAGTCCGATGGAAAGGTGGGCCGTGGGGGTGAGGGCAAGCGCCATGTCGGTGCGTGCCATGTCCCGCAGGACGCTGAGATAACCGGCCAGGGTCAGGCCGACGCCGCCGTATTCCTCCGGGATGTTCAGGCCGAAAAGGCCGATCTCCTTGAGCCCGTCCCAGAGCTTGTCGGGTATCTTTCCCTTCTTCTCCAGTGCCGCAGGTGAATGTCCCTTGATGAGTTCCCGGTAGCGGCGGATGATCTCCACGGCCTTTTGATCCGGTCCGGCGGGGACGAGAGATTTGAAACGCGTCTCGTCGAATCCGTCAAGGTAGAGCCCTTCCAGAAAACCTGTGCGCCTCACTTCATTTTCGGTTTCCTCGCCGGTCTTTCTATCGGACAATTTAGCGCCTCCTCCTGAAAAGGGCCGGCATTCCCAAGGCCCGTCGGGAATTTTCTATATTATTAAACTAATTGGGGATTGTAACGGAATTATAACGGTATACCGGGGGTCAGGCCGTGCATTGCGCATGCCTGATCACCTTTATTCAATTCACGGCCTGACCCCAAGATGGCGGTCGGCGAGAAACCAGACAAAGGGCACTGCGAGGAAGGAAAGGGAAAACGCAATTCGGAAGGTGTTGTCCAGTCCGAAATGGTCGCCGCCCCAACCTATGGCGACTGCCGTGAATGCGCTGGAAAGAAAACTCATGGTCATATAGATACTGTTGATAAAGGCCGGTCGGTCCGACCGCACTTCCTGCACCAGAGCCAGAACCACTGGAGTGCCGGCAAAGAGGGAAAATCCCAGAACCAACAGCACTGCTATGGACACCCATCCATGGGTCAGGAGGAACATCAATCCCAGCACCGGTGATACCAGGGACACTATCAGAAGAAGCTTCCTCCTGCCCAATCGGTCCGAAAGTCCCCCTCCATAGAAAGTGCCGACAGCGCCGGTCACCTCAAGGATGGAAAGCGAAATTCCAGCAAACCACAGATCCTCCCCCCTGCCTGTAAGGTATGTGGGCAGGAAGATCATCAGGGTGAAGCGCATCAGTGATGTGAACAGGGTGTAGCCCGCCAGGATTCCAAAAAATGGGAGAAATCCCTTCAGAGTGTGACGTATGCCGGACCGCCCGGATCGTGACGGGGCAGGCCTCTGGACAACCATCTTCCTGAAACGAAAAAAGAGGATTGCGGACGCTACCAACCCGAATGGGATGAGTTTCCAGGTCCCCTCCAGCCCCCACAGCGACACTGCGCCAAGGATAACCAACGGACCGATGCTCCGCGCCGCCTCGCCGCCCAGCATGAAGTAGCCCATTCCCTGACCCACCCGATTTCCTGAAACCGCCTTCATCATCACGGGCCCGGGCACGTGAAAACACATGGCCCCGATTCCCATGGACAGCAGAAGAACCACCAGAACGGCGTAATTGGGTGCCACACCCAGCAGGGACATGGAAACAGCGGTGATGGCGGGCGCAAGGATCAAAAAGTAGCGGGTTCGAATCCGGTCGACCAACAAGCCCATCAGCGGATTGAACAGGAACGGCGCGCGCTGCGCGACGGTAAGCAGGCCGGCCATAGTGTAGGAAAGCCCGAACTTGGCGATGAGGAGAGGAAGGATGGGCGCGAGGAAGGACGAATAGATATCGTGCACCAGGTGCGCCGTGGCGATAAGGGCTACATTGTTTAACTGGAAGCCGTTGTCTTCGCTGTTTTCCCTGTCCTTCATTTTTTCCTGCGGATCATAATTCAATCTGCATCCCCAGTTCGACCACTCTGTTCGGAGGAAGATCGAAATAGCTGGTGGCACTGGGGGCGTTACGTGACATCAGTTTGAAAAGATGCTCCCGCCAGGCAAGCATGCCCGGCTTGTCTGAAAGGATGATGGTCTCGCGCCCGAGGAAGAAGGTCGTTTCCATCATCAGGAAAGGTTCATCCCCGACCTCGAGCTCAGTGAGAACTCCCGGCAAATTCGGCTCATCCATGAAGCCATAGTGCACCACCAGCAGGTAGAGCCCCTCACCGACATTTTCCGTCTCGCAGCGTTGCGCCTTCGCTACATGGGGTACATCCTCTGTGACGACAGACAGGATGATTATGCGGCGATGCAGCACCTGGTTGTGCTTAAGGTTGTGCAGTAAGGCCGGGGGAGCAATGTGCAGGTTGCCGGTCATGAACACGGCAGTTCCGCTAACCCTTTGACATGAAGAGGACTGGATCTCGGACAGGAAACTGTCGACCGGCCTCGCCTCTTCCCGCAGCCGTTT from the bacterium BMS3Abin14 genome contains:
- the fsr gene encoding fosmidomycin resistance protein, with amino-acid sequence MKDRENSEDNGFQLNNVALIATAHLVHDIYSSFLAPILPLLIAKFGLSYTMAGLLTVAQRAPFLFNPLMGLLVDRIRTRYFLILAPAITAVSMSLLGVAPNYAVLVVLLLSMGIGAMCFHVPGPVMMKAVSGNRVGQGMGYFMLGGEAARSIGPLVILGAVSLWGLEGTWKLIPFGLVASAILFFRFRKMVVQRPAPSRSGRSGIRHTLKGFLPFFGILAGYTLFTSLMRFTLMIFLPTYLTGRGEDLWFAGISLSILEVTGAVGTFYGGGLSDRLGRRKLLLIVSLVSPVLGLMFLLTHGWVSIAVLLVLGFSLFAGTPVVLALVQEVRSDRPAFINSIYMTMSFLSSAFTAVAIGWGGDHFGLDNTFRIAFSLSFLAVPFVWFLADRHLGVRP